GTGGATGCACAAGCCGACGGCTTTCAGCGAAGCGggcccaaggccaagtcgAAACTCAGTATCGCCAAGGTGGGAGTCACTGTAGGCCTCGGGCCAGAAGTTGGCCCACCCTTGTGGAAACGAGACAGGGTGGGAGCGTACGGGGGGCCTACCTGGGTACTTGTCACAGGAGGTTCCCGATACGAACAGACGAATCTGATACGGATCGACTGcgttgatgatggcgtcGGCCTGGTTGACCGAGGTGTCGCAGGGACCCGCCCGAGGGTTGACGCGCATCGTCTGCGATGGGGAGCAGGCTGATTGAGGGGAGAACGCAGGCGAGCGAGCTTGGAAAAGTGGTGGTATGGTAAATGTTCGATCAAGGATCCACGAGGGAGGAAGGGCGAGGAGTGAGAGGGATGTACAGTCATAAACTGATAGGGCCAGGCAGCTGGAGCCAGGTACTAACCTTACTGGAAGTAGAAGGAGACATTAGATAAGATATCGTGACGAGGGGCCCCGCCCGGGCAGCAGATCACGGACAGAAGCCCGCAGCCAGTACTACGGGGTACGGCCAGCATGAATATCTAATGACTCCTAAATTCTTAGGAGACGAAGGAGTAGTCCTACCCCTACGGAAGATAAGCTCAGTATCAACGCCTTGTTGACTCGCGCCAGGCACGCCTTCGAAAGGGACTGAATCAGTGAGAAGGGGAACCCCCAAAGACCCGGAGGAGCTGCATCCCTCGACCCAGGGCAAGTACCGGGTACCTAGGGGCCATCCTAGTACCTCATGATGGGATAAGCGTTGACCGATACTGCTGCTGAGTACGACTGTACTGGTACTGTGACCAGATCGGAGAAACATGTACTCCCAGGTGCCTTGCCGCCATTTCCAGTTCCACGGATGGCATCCTCATACGGTAATTGCAGTACAGTGTCTTCAGTCCTGCGCTCATCCAGGCGGTGGAACGCCTGATGCTCGTGGTGCATAAGGCAGATCGATGATTGCACCTATCCCTCCTCGCCGGCCCTGGTTCCTTCAGATGTCAACGGTGCTCCCGTTTACTCTCAAGACATCAATCTTATAAGATCTGGCAGATCCGAACTCTCTTCTACTTCAAGTCCGTTGATCCTCGCCCGGTCTTACCCTCTCGGCAGTACTACTCTACTACTTATTAACCCTGACACCTTCGACCCAATCTCCAATTCTCCACCACTACCGTGGACGCTCCGCCCCACCACCTTCCCTTCGACTCCCTCTCTTATCCTCCGCGAGGTGCGTGATTGGAAAGCATTGCGGCCACTGGGCATCGGTGACCGCCTTACTACTCCCGTGCTGGCGCTCGGACACCTACGATTACTACCACACCCGATCACTCCACCACCCTCGAGACCCTGCAGCCTTCACTTCGTTTTTGCCTCTCGCCTCTTACCGCTGACCCTTCTTCCCACCCGCGCTTCGATTCCTTGTCATCTGCATCGcactttgtcttttctgTGACCCTACCCGGCTCGGTTCATGAAAAATGCAGAGCCCTGAGGCATCGGGCCCCGGTGCGCTCGCTGGCCTGCCCTCGACGCTCGTATCCATGATAGCCACTCCGTCGACGTCACCGCTCGGACTCGTCTCTCCCCAGACGCAGATAGGTTCAACGACAACCCAAACCGGAGTCTCTTCATTCACCCAGGAGCAAATACAGGAAAGCCTACAACATGTCATTTCCAGTCTCTCGTCAAGCTCGGGGTCCGGTGCCGGGCACGCCGGCACCCTTGGTGGCGAGTCTACCGGCTCAACGGGCAAAGGCATCTTAATTGGAATACTTTCGGCGTTCGGATCCGCCGCGATTGCTTTTGTGGTGCTTGcgatcttctttttcttcaagtACACTCGCCGGGGGCGAATCATGCTCGATCGCATCGGTCGCCCCGGTGAGTATGATGATGAGCAAGCTTTTCTacgagaggaggaggcggcgcTGGAGACCATGGATGATTTGACGCGGTCGGAATATCTTCGTGCGAAAGGTGAGGTGGCCCCGGTCTTCGATTTTGGCGATTCGGTTATTCTTAGATTGGAAGCGCGTTGCTAATACCCAGACACAGCTTTTGTTCATGCCAACCCTCCCGAATCCATGCAAACCGATATATCGCTATCCCAATTTCTGGCCATCCAGGAAAAGGGCGTTTCCGCGTGGGAATTCCAGCCGGAATTGGAAATTGCCAACTGTTTCGTGGAAGCTCGGACGGAAATTGAATTCTTCGATTCGGAGTGTAGTGTGCAGACCAATTTGCCTCTCCCCAAACAAAACGAGGTCTATTACTGGGAGGCCAAGATCTACGACAAACCAGAGTCCACAATGGTGGGCATTGGCTTGACGACGAAACCCTACCCGCTCTTCCGGATGCCTGGTACGTACACAATCTTGCGCGTTGGGGCGAATGTGCCATTTGAACCGACGTGGGGTCTGTCACCCGCAGCACGGCTAACTCCCATCACTTTGTTGTAGGTCACCACAAGACATCCGTTGCTTATGAGTCGACGGGCCACCGCCGAAATAATCAGCCATTCACACCCACCCCATATGGACCCCCACTCCTCCAAGGCGACGTGATCGGGGTCGGTTATCGACCTCGATCTGGAACGATCTTCTTCACGCGCAACGGCAAGAAGCTTGAGGATGTGGTTCACAATTACCGCTCCCAGAACCTATTCCCAACCATTGGTGCCAACGGTCCTTGTACGGTCCACGTGAATTTTGGTCAGATGGGATTCGTGTTCATTGAAGCCAATGTGAAGAAATGGGGTCTCGCCCCCATGACGGGCAGCCTCGCCCCGCCCCCACCATACGGTAGTGAGCAAGGCAGCATCCTGCTCGAATCCGGCCGTGAGAGTGCCGCTTCGATCTCTCAACGCGTATACCAGTCTTACCATGGCCGGAGCTCCAGCACTGTGATCCCTCAAGCTGTGAGCCCAGGGCCGGTGCGATCGCCGACCGAAATCTCGTTGGCCCAACTAGCTCATATCCCGTCCCGTGATGACGCCGGTGAAGGATCGAGCCGCGTGGGCAACGAGGGTGAAGAGCTCCAGCAGACTGGCGCAGACGAAGCATCAGGCACTcttgatgatcatgaagCTCCACCACCCGAGTACTCCAGCCCCACGGGCAGTCGAAGGGGCAGCGATGCGTCCTTGCAGCTGCCTCCCAGGCGCTCAAGCGACCCGCACCGCTCATCCGCCCCTCAGAGCACCGAACAGCTTAATTCGGAGCTGCCCAGCTACGAAGCGGCAGTGGATCGTCACTTCGTTGAACGCCCCTAAAAGTTGAACATTGCGCTTGGCCctcgatttcttttttgaacactatgctttttttttatctatGTTTGCACATACCCACTCGTTATCTCTTTGAGTTTTACCGGATCGGTTGTTTGGGCGGCGTTTCATCGCGGTATAAGCCCTATTGTCGTTTGATATGTTGATTACTTGCCCTTCTCAGGTTTCAGGAGGGAATGTTTGAGCGAGTTTGCGATTGGCGTTCATGTGGCTCCGGCTGGGCTGGTCCAGCAAAGTTGGTGTTTTCGGGGAATATTGGAATTATCGGCGTCCTGTTGGGAGGGCGACCACTTTTGATCATGTATATCCAGGGGGCAGCGGGTgttggccttcttcttctttcatTCCAATGTGTCCTGTCATTCGACCACCCTGACTATGTTCTGTTCAATATTAGTCGATCGAGGCAGTCGACCTGAGTAGTTGTGGTGCAAATCATAAATCTGAATATCTTCTTTGCTAGTTTCTCGTCACCATTTTTGATAAACAATTCCAGCCCGGGCAATTGGTATGACCTCGAGGCTGTAACACTCCAACCTTGATAGTTCAGAGAGTTTTGATGCACAGGGTAAGGTGCAATTGCTGCTCGTGTCAGAAAGGTCAGTCGAAGCCAGGTCCTGCACCTCAGAAATGGATCGGGACGATGAACATTTGAGTCTTGACATGTCCACACCAACTGGAATTCGATGAGATCATGTTCAGTTGAGACCCGTTCATCATCGCTTCTACCCGCCCGCTATCGTCGACAACCAAGCGGAAAGATTATCCGCCCAGTCACCCACCGATTCCGAGTCGGAGTGTCCCCGCCAGACTGGAGCTCCGCAGGCTCCGCTTTCGAGTCCTCTACACTCTCTCCAGCAGCTCTCTCTGGTTCGGGTACCAATGCAAACGGACCGAGTGGAGGTCTCCGACCGCAGACATGATCTGGATCCTAAAAAGTCTTGCAAGCATCCAGGAGGAGAGCCACGGCTGAAATCTACGGACTTCGTCTGCAACAGGTCTCTTACTTCGAGCAGATCCGTTGAATAATAAGCACTCGATGCCACTCATCCTTCGCTTCCTTGGCTCACTGGGACTAGACCGTACAGGAAGACCTTCTGCCAGGCCGTCAGTGCCGCGACGGTGGAGACGCATGCGCCCAGGCCCACCCCAGTTGACCCCGGCTCCAAGAGCTCTGAGCTCGTCACTAATCCTGCATAAACCCAACCTCACGTAATTGCGTGAACTTCCAGGGAAACCGCCCGAAACCCAGCAACCCTTGTGTGGCAGAgggatgtgtgtgtgtgagcTCGGTCTAACCCCGTCAGTCGTCAAAGGCTTTGATCTTGAACGCCCGTCTAATAGCTGACAACGCCTGGTCGCTTCATGCTGTGGCCACTGGTCAGTGCAAAGCACATGCTTCCTGCACCGACTGACTTCCAGATCCACCTCTCAATCGTATATCATCGTGTATAGTTGAGCTTTGTGCCACCCCACCTGAGAGTGACTGTGACAATTAAGTAACTGAAAATCAACACATAAGATTGCCGACACTGGACAGTGTTCAgcgtcccccccccccctcttctgTGGCTGTGTACGAAGATCCTCACAGTACTGGATTCGAGTCTTGTGCTGCACTGCACCGGTTGTGCCTTTGCGGCTGATTGTACACGCCAGGGAAGGTTCCTCCCTGCTGGGCGGAGGGTTTGGCCTCGATCCTCGATCCACCAACACGCCAGAGATTGCTATCCGTAGCTCTGACAAACTTACTTCACGCACTGCGCTGTCCGAGTCAGGTGTTCGGTGTTCCCGCCCGATCACTCTTAGTTTGCATCTCGACGTCGCCCAACCCTCTCCTTCCGTACCGATCGCACCCTTTGCCTCCCCCATCCTGTGCGCATCCACAGTGACACAAATTATTGGCCGCATCACCCAACCACTAGTCCAGATCGCAGTCAATCCTCGGTGAGAGCAATTCACCCACCTTCTCCGAGCCGAATTCGCCTGCATCGAAACTGGCCGTGTTGGCCCGCCAGATCGTGTTGCCGCATTGGCTTCTTTTGGTCAGGCTGCCCCGGAGATTTTGAAACAACCGTGTCACTGACAATCGGATTGTGAGATTTAGTGACAAGGTCTTCCGGCAGGTTGTGCGGCTCAAACACCCCAATCTTTGTCTCGGGTCCGCAGCGCGTGGCGCGTAGACCAAAGATGTCGGAATCAGGAACCCCCGCATTCCAGATTATTGTCTTGGTAAGACTCTCCGACCCAAGTCTTCGATGGTCTTTGTCGATTTTTACTTGTCTGCAAGCGCTTCGGGGGTGAAGCTGGTGAAGATGCTCTATGACTCTGGTCGATATCGTTACTTCCCTCAGCGGATCCATCCTCTGATGGATCTTTCCGTCGATGCAGCGCTCCCTTTCTTGATTATGTCGCATACTGACCAAGAATAGGGTCCGAATGGCGGTCCTCGGGAAGATCATGTAACAGGTCTCCTGGTGCGTTCAACGTCGATGAGCTGGACCCCTGGATCAGTGGTCGCGGTGGATGCTGGGACCCTTCTGGCCGGGATCATTCGCATCTTGAAAAACTTCCTGCCGGATTCGATAGACGGGCAAGGAAACATGACGGCGGGGCCATTCAAAGGTCTACACTTACCCGCCAAAAGTGCAGAAGCGAACGCTGCGTATATATTCCGCGAAATCATTGGTGCCGTTCTGATCACACACCCTCATCTCGACCACGTCTCGGGTCTGGCCATCAACACGCCAATCCTGGAGGCGGGCAGTGGGCCAAAGCCTGTCGCAGCTCTGCCATCAGTGCTATCAGCCATCAAAAATCACATGTTCAACGATATTATATGGCCCAATCTGtcggatgaagatggtggcgcGGGTCTGCTCACTTATCAGCGTCTGGTTGAAGGTGGTAATACGCGGTTCGGAACCGGAGATGCCAGAGGCTACGTTCGTGCCTGCAACGGTCTTCTGACCAAATGCCTTTCCGTGAGCCACGGTCATAGCAAGCAGCGTTTCCATCCAGAGTCTGGGATGCACCACAGGGTTGGAAGCACTGTATTTCCACCCGATCAATACATGTTCTCTTCACGTGCAGTCTCCATGGATCAAACTGATGGAAGGTAATTATCGCTCCCCACAATTCTATCAAACCACCGAGAAAGAGATTGAAGACTAGGCGCTAACGCAATCGCAGCTTCTATTCGCCAGCTCGCTCCCCGCAGATTCCTCCCGCTGCTTCAAAGGAGCCCATGATGGCCTCTGTAGAAAGCTCCGCCTTCTTCATTCGTGACCATCGCACCGGGAGGGAGATCATCATTTTTGGAGATTTAGAGCCGGACACGGTATCTCTCGAGCCGCGCAATAAACGGGTCTGGGAAGCGGCCGCACCCAAAATTCACGCGGGCTCTCTTGGGGCCATCTTCATGGAATGCTCTTTCAGTGACAGCATCGATGACTCGTATCTGTATGGTCACCTTTGTCCTCGTCACGTGGCAGCGGAGCTGAAAGTACTCGCTGGGAAAGTCATGGAGCTACGGGATTCCGTTTCTCTCGACAAGAAGCGAAAACAGCCTACAAGTGGGTTCGGTGATAGCAGCGGCACCCCTCTCAGCCCACGCTCAAAGAGTCGCTCAAAGAGTCGCTCAAATCCTAGCCTCGACCGATCAGAACCTTCCTCGGGGGGTATCCGTGCTGTCGACATGCCCGAGACGCTCGTCGATCGTATCGGCAGCAAGGATGTCGCCGAACCCAATGATGTGGGTTGGGCAGATGCCGATCCATTACCACTGACAGGGCTGTCAGTCTACATTATCCACATCAAGGAGGGTCTAGACGATGGTCCTCCACCTGAAGAGCAGATATTGAGGGAACTCAAGGCGCACGCTCAAGAGTCCCACCTGGGCTGTCAATTCTTCATCCCGGACCCCAA
This genomic window from Penicillium oxalicum strain HP7-1 chromosome III, whole genome shotgun sequence contains:
- a CDS encoding Protein ssh4, with the protein product MQSPEASGPGALAGLPSTLVSMIATPSTSPLGLVSPQTQIGSTTTQTGVSSFTQEQIQESLQHVISSLSSSSGSGAGHAGTLGGESTGSTGKGILIGILSAFGSAAIAFVVLAIFFFFKYTRRGRIMLDRIGRPGEYDDEQAFLREEEAALETMDDLTRSEYLRAKAFVHANPPESMQTDISLSQFLAIQEKGVSAWEFQPELEIANCFVEARTEIEFFDSECSVQTNLPLPKQNEVYYWEAKIYDKPESTMVGIGLTTKPYPLFRMPGHHKTSVAYESTGHRRNNQPFTPTPYGPPLLQGDVIGVGYRPRSGTIFFTRNGKKLEDVVHNYRSQNLFPTIGANGPCTVHVNFGQMGFVFIEANVKKWGLAPMTGSLAPPPPYGSEQGSILLESGRESAASISQRVYQSYHGRSSSTVIPQAVSPGPVRSPTEISLAQLAHIPSRDDAGEGSSRVGNEGEELQQTGADEASGTLDDHEAPPPEYSSPTGSRRGSDASLQLPPRRSSDPHRSSAPQSTEQLNSELPSYEAAVDRHFVERP